Proteins encoded in a region of the Benincasa hispida cultivar B227 chromosome 2, ASM972705v1, whole genome shotgun sequence genome:
- the LOC120071811 gene encoding umecyanin-like, with the protein MATKITSLSPIACLFLVGALLQVVSAVDYDVGGNFGWNLPANSTFFSDWTRNKTFFIGDKLVFRSKAEETHDVAEPERQVDFEGCVKPGIVLSTSTVLSITLDAPPRRRYFICTVGSHCNAGMKFAIDVFVRPGTPDSALLPPPPPSSASSLRFGAVLAAALAGLLLLLTI; encoded by the exons ATGGCAACAAAAATAACGAGTTTGAGTCCAATTGCTTGTCTTTTCCTCGTTGGAGCTCTCTTACAAGTTGTCTCCGCTGTTGACTATGACGTCGGTGGCAATTTCGGTTGGAACCTACCGGCGAACTCTACCTTCTTCTCCGACTGGACTCGTAATAAGACTTTCTTCATCGGTGATAAGCTAG TGTTCCGATCAAAGGCGGAGGAGACGCACGATGTTGCGGAGCCTGAAAGGCAGGTGGATTTTGAGGGATGTGTGAAGCCGGGGATCGTTCTAAGTACATCTACTGTGCTATCCATTACACTTGATGCTCCTCCCCGTCGTCGTTACTTTATTTGTACTGTTGGTAGCCACTGCAACGCCGGTATGAAATTTGCTATTGACGTTTTCGTCCGCCCCGGTACGCCCGACTCCGCCTTGCTTCCGCCACCGCCGCCTAGCTCCGCTTCATCCTTGAGATTTGGTGCAGTACTGGCAGCAGCGTTGGCTGGATTATTACTTCTCTTAACCATCTAA